Proteins from one Mesotoga infera genomic window:
- a CDS encoding alpha/beta hydrolase, with protein MRLLPTLVIVITGILCLANGNYILHSDIPYKSLEKNPLNFLDIYRPDELESKTGGIPVMIMIHGGAWRTGDKAHKNVTANKVPYFISNNWIFVSINYRLSPEVKHPAHVEDVAAAIAWVRENISTYGGNAEKIFLMGHSAGAHLAALVSTDESYLARYGIGLDSIKGVVLLDGAGYDIRAALENYDRGIVMNLIYLSAFGRQEETWYDASPINHVAPGKSIPPFLIVYACERIESKEISSNFALKLRLSGVPIRLYNAKDKNHAGVNIDLGLTQDDLTITVANFLNELLNSHE; from the coding sequence ATGAGGTTGCTCCCGACTTTAGTAATTGTCATTACAGGTATTCTTTGCCTTGCGAACGGAAATTACATATTGCACTCGGACATTCCATACAAATCTCTCGAGAAGAATCCTCTCAACTTTCTAGATATATACAGACCCGACGAATTAGAAAGCAAAACCGGTGGGATTCCTGTAATGATAATGATTCACGGTGGTGCCTGGAGAACTGGAGATAAGGCTCATAAGAATGTCACTGCGAATAAAGTCCCATACTTCATCTCTAACAACTGGATATTTGTGAGCATAAACTACAGACTATCACCGGAAGTGAAACACCCGGCACATGTCGAAGATGTAGCTGCCGCTATTGCCTGGGTCAGGGAAAACATATCTACTTATGGAGGAAATGCAGAAAAAATCTTCCTCATGGGACACTCTGCGGGAGCACATCTTGCGGCTCTCGTTTCTACCGATGAGAGCTATCTGGCCAGATATGGAATCGGATTAGATTCAATTAAGGGAGTCGTACTGCTTGACGGAGCCGGCTACGATATTCGCGCGGCTCTTGAGAATTACGATAGAGGAATCGTCATGAACTTGATTTATCTCAGCGCTTTTGGCCGACAAGAGGAGACATGGTATGATGCTTCGCCGATCAATCATGTCGCTCCAGGAAAATCTATTCCTCCGTTCCTGATAGTTTATGCCTGCGAACGTATAGAGTCGAAAGAGATTTCCAGTAACTTCGCCCTGAAACTCCGGCTTTCCGGAGTGCCAATTCGTCTGTACAATGCCAAGGATAAAAATCACGCCGGTGTGAATATCGATCTGGGATTAACCCAGGATGATTTGACTATCACGGTAGCAAACTTTCTGAACGAGCTACTCAATTCTCACGAGTGA
- a CDS encoding class II glutamine amidotransferase, whose translation MCRMLAFKSPTKIEPLWIVDILRKMARDGLNNPHGDGFGLAIAGDARLGYNSVRSIWEDTPPLIESRLGIVHARKASTGYAVNSDHVHPFYGVVRGKGYAFCHNGTIFDFASIPGTIDTQRYFELVLNHMERRSPAEALGRAANFVADNFRYTSLNAFLTDFESIWVLRMNAEKNDLDHGLYLYERDGIKIVASEPVESFSDLPAGSREITNGELLAL comes from the coding sequence ATGTGCAGGATGCTGGCTTTCAAGAGCCCGACTAAAATTGAACCACTCTGGATCGTTGATATACTTCGGAAAATGGCCAGAGACGGTCTGAACAACCCGCACGGAGATGGCTTCGGTCTCGCGATAGCCGGAGACGCAAGGTTGGGATACAACTCCGTTAGGTCCATCTGGGAAGACACGCCGCCGCTTATCGAAAGCAGGCTGGGAATCGTACACGCACGCAAAGCCTCCACGGGATATGCTGTCAACTCCGACCATGTCCACCCTTTTTACGGTGTGGTAAGGGGAAAAGGCTACGCCTTCTGCCATAATGGGACGATCTTCGACTTTGCCAGCATTCCCGGAACGATCGATACCCAGAGATATTTCGAACTTGTTTTGAACCACATGGAAAGGCGCAGCCCTGCAGAGGCGCTTGGCAGGGCTGCCAATTTCGTGGCGGACAATTTTCGCTACACTTCGCTCAACGCTTTTCTGACAGATTTCGAAAGCATCTGGGTACTGAGAATGAACGCGGAGAAAAACGACCTCGACCACGGACTTTACCTTTACGAAAGGGACGGCATTAAAATAGTCGCGAGCGAACCTGTGGAAAGCTTTTCCGATTTACCGGCCGGATCTAGGGAAATCACCAACGGAGAATTGCTGGCTCTGTAA
- the pdxT gene encoding pyridoxal 5'-phosphate synthase glutaminase subunit PdxT: MKIGVLGIQGDIQEHLAVIKKLGHEAVWIRDSDALKAVDALIMPGGESTTMTKLLKRFAIWEPLRKSINSGMPVFATCAGMILLSRGIENYPAQDTLGVLDVTIERNGYGRQVDSFEADLYVNYFGDVPFRAVFIRAPKIATTGKEVEVMASFGGTPVLVRERNIIAASFHPELTDDVRLQRYFLDMVGNSIEDATPRM; encoded by the coding sequence TTGAAAATCGGAGTTCTCGGTATTCAGGGAGATATTCAAGAGCACCTGGCTGTAATTAAGAAGCTCGGTCATGAGGCCGTATGGATAAGAGATAGCGACGCACTCAAAGCAGTTGATGCTTTGATAATGCCCGGCGGCGAATCGACCACCATGACGAAGCTACTGAAGAGATTTGCAATCTGGGAACCACTCAGAAAAAGTATAAATTCTGGCATGCCGGTATTCGCCACCTGTGCCGGTATGATCCTCCTTTCTAGGGGAATAGAGAACTACCCCGCACAGGACACCCTGGGCGTTCTCGATGTCACGATAGAGAGAAACGGTTACGGCAGGCAGGTTGACAGCTTCGAGGCCGATCTGTATGTTAACTACTTTGGAGACGTTCCCTTCAGGGCCGTTTTCATAAGGGCTCCGAAAATCGCTACCACCGGCAAAGAGGTCGAAGTGATGGCCAGTTTCGGGGGAACTCCCGTGCTAGTCAGAGAGAGAAACATCATAGCCGCTTCATTTCATCCCGAGCTGACCGACGACGTAAGACTCCAGAGATACTTTCTGGACATGGTGGGCAACAGCATAGAGGATGCTACACCCCGGATGTAA
- the pdxS gene encoding pyridoxal 5'-phosphate synthase lyase subunit PdxS: MEVKGTWTVKKGFAEMFKNGVIMDVTNPEQAKIAQEAGAVAVMALERVPADIRKEGGVARMAKIGLIKEIMEAVSIPVMAKARIGHIAEAKILEAIGVDFIDESEVLTPADDRYHIDKRLFTVPFVCGARNLGEAVRRISEGAAMIRTKGEAGTGNIIEAVKHMRTVNEEVRKVQMMNDAELVHYGKEIGAAVEILSQVRELGRLPVVNFAAGGVATPADAALMMMLGCDGVFVGSGIFKSKDPAKMARAIVEAVLYYNDPHRLAEISEDVGEAMEGLEIGKLEVRMEERGW; this comes from the coding sequence ATGGAAGTTAAGGGAACGTGGACGGTGAAAAAAGGATTCGCCGAGATGTTCAAAAACGGCGTAATCATGGATGTTACCAATCCGGAGCAGGCAAAAATCGCTCAGGAAGCCGGAGCAGTTGCAGTTATGGCGCTCGAGAGAGTACCGGCCGATATAAGAAAAGAAGGCGGAGTCGCCAGGATGGCGAAGATCGGCCTTATAAAAGAGATCATGGAGGCGGTCTCCATTCCGGTGATGGCCAAAGCCCGCATAGGACACATCGCCGAAGCAAAGATACTGGAAGCCATTGGCGTTGACTTCATCGACGAATCGGAGGTTCTAACACCGGCCGATGACAGGTACCACATAGATAAGAGACTCTTCACAGTGCCGTTCGTCTGCGGCGCGAGAAACCTCGGAGAGGCCGTCAGAAGAATATCCGAAGGTGCGGCCATGATAAGGACCAAGGGTGAGGCCGGCACGGGAAACATAATAGAGGCGGTAAAGCACATGAGAACCGTTAACGAAGAAGTTAGAAAAGTTCAGATGATGAACGATGCCGAGCTCGTCCACTACGGTAAAGAGATAGGGGCTGCGGTCGAAATACTGAGCCAGGTAAGGGAACTCGGCAGACTCCCGGTGGTCAACTTTGCGGCTGGCGGAGTCGCCACACCGGCCGATGCCGCGCTCATGATGATGCTTGGCTGTGACGGAGTGTTCGTGGGATCGGGCATCTTCAAATCGAAAGATCCGGCGAAAATGGCCAGAGCCATAGTCGAAGCCGTTCTATACTACAACGACCCGCACAGACTGGCGGAGATCTCCGAAGATGTGGGAGAAGCCATGGAAGGTCTGGAGATCGGCAAGCTCGAAGTCCGGATGGAAGAGAGAGGCTGGTAA
- a CDS encoding nicotinate phosphoribosyltransferase, with product MERLRLDPRVFKVPIDKMRAGYYSDKYFTRLVEVLKCANKNTRVLYQFFPRRDATVVGIDEALAILRFGTGYYSDERRAKRLFEEILEVEKLINHAAWDMDREALVELSSRKWDLKMKLNDLWRDKWEELDVKALYDGDEARDMEPIMTVEGDPRYFGYLETILLGVIARASSTATAVKSVVRAARGKEILFFSARFDHFWTQATDGYAALKAGAFGVSTDANADYWGVESMGTIPHALIAVYGGDTAQAALEFDKYIDSKVNRIVLVDWNNDVIGTTYDVVAKAYTALTGREFILGKTDPSPVIGAGKGRIWGVRFDTSGSLRDKSVVPKDKSSLGVCPELVWRAREEFDKNGMHGLKIVVSGGFTAEKIDLFEKLEVPADVYGVGSSLLKEKLDFTADIVEVDGRPCAKVGRGKGDLSRLSRVESDYWNENKERGVEHGS from the coding sequence ATGGAGAGGCTCAGGCTCGATCCCAGAGTGTTCAAAGTACCCATCGACAAGATGAGGGCTGGCTACTATTCGGACAAATACTTCACAAGGCTTGTCGAAGTTTTGAAATGCGCAAACAAGAATACCAGAGTGCTTTACCAGTTTTTTCCCAGAAGGGATGCCACCGTCGTCGGCATCGATGAAGCGCTGGCGATACTGAGGTTCGGAACCGGTTACTATTCCGATGAGAGACGCGCCAAAAGGCTTTTCGAAGAAATACTCGAAGTCGAAAAGCTGATAAACCACGCCGCATGGGACATGGATCGCGAGGCGCTTGTCGAGCTTTCCTCAAGGAAGTGGGATCTCAAGATGAAATTGAACGATCTTTGGCGGGATAAATGGGAAGAGCTCGATGTTAAAGCCCTGTACGACGGTGACGAAGCCCGGGATATGGAACCGATAATGACAGTAGAAGGCGATCCGCGCTACTTCGGATATCTTGAGACCATACTTCTAGGTGTCATCGCAAGGGCCTCTTCGACTGCGACGGCCGTTAAATCGGTCGTCAGGGCTGCGAGGGGAAAAGAGATCCTCTTCTTCAGCGCACGCTTCGATCACTTCTGGACCCAGGCTACCGACGGATATGCCGCTCTCAAAGCTGGCGCCTTCGGTGTATCGACCGACGCCAATGCCGACTACTGGGGCGTCGAGAGCATGGGAACTATACCACACGCTTTAATAGCCGTCTACGGTGGCGACACGGCACAGGCGGCTCTGGAGTTCGACAAATACATTGACTCAAAAGTGAACAGGATAGTCCTGGTTGACTGGAACAACGACGTGATAGGTACCACTTACGATGTGGTGGCGAAGGCTTACACTGCCCTAACCGGGAGGGAATTCATTCTTGGTAAGACAGACCCTTCGCCCGTTATAGGCGCGGGAAAGGGCAGAATCTGGGGCGTGAGGTTCGATACGTCTGGCAGCCTGAGGGATAAATCGGTGGTTCCCAAAGACAAGTCCTCGCTCGGGGTATGTCCGGAGCTCGTCTGGAGAGCCAGAGAAGAGTTCGACAAAAACGGTATGCATGGCCTGAAAATAGTCGTCTCCGGTGGATTCACAGCCGAGAAGATCGATCTCTTCGAAAAACTCGAAGTACCGGCCGACGTTTACGGCGTGGGCTCGTCTCTTCTGAAGGAAAAACTCGACTTCACAGCGGACATCGTGGAAGTCGATGGTCGGCCATGTGCAAAAGTCGGAAGGGGAAAGGGAGACCTTTCGAGGTTATCCCGTGTTGAAAGCGATTACTGGAATGAAAATAAAGAGAGAGGTGTTGAACATGGAAGTTAA
- a CDS encoding DUF4097 family beta strand repeat-containing protein — protein MEKKFEFDSAGIEALKVSAASADIQVELVEQGNIVAFVSVSTNDYVPEADRSGSKLHIRFQRSVNISIPFIKNLFDVQAKVENIRLQVPRNILELDLNNASGDIRLADFELRMLKVNNVSGDTMIESCSASEFNLNTVSGDLSFIASNYRRGKFNSVSGDLTIKGLPPMERETSISSVSGDVYVSYSGEPKVDAAISSVSGDINSDIKLIKVEKKHYRTSEGQPQEYLKMSSVSGDLVISTAYGGKPAKEVKQKADGEPVAAKKTERVSSIDENLQDRETSKIVRLYEEGKLTRDYAFEMLSILGYSSVEIEDMLRVDEEARRARKPEESGYEESEDGKIIEAVEEIDDKIEWHEPPRVPPSPEPPEPPEPPESLEKKEGDEK, from the coding sequence ATGGAGAAGAAATTCGAATTTGACAGCGCCGGTATAGAAGCTTTGAAGGTAAGTGCCGCGAGTGCCGATATTCAAGTCGAGCTTGTCGAGCAGGGCAACATCGTGGCCTTCGTGAGTGTCTCTACGAACGATTATGTTCCCGAAGCCGACAGATCCGGCAGTAAACTCCATATAAGATTTCAGAGGAGTGTCAATATAAGCATTCCGTTCATCAAGAACCTCTTCGATGTACAGGCTAAAGTTGAAAACATACGGCTCCAGGTACCCAGAAATATCCTCGAACTCGATCTGAACAACGCCTCTGGGGATATAAGATTGGCCGATTTCGAACTGCGGATGCTCAAAGTCAACAACGTGAGCGGCGACACCATGATCGAGAGTTGCTCGGCCTCCGAATTCAATTTGAACACTGTGAGCGGCGATCTCTCTTTCATTGCTTCAAACTATCGCAGGGGCAAGTTCAACTCCGTATCCGGAGATCTCACGATCAAAGGATTGCCGCCCATGGAGAGAGAAACCAGCATCTCTTCGGTTAGCGGAGACGTTTACGTTTCTTATTCTGGCGAGCCGAAGGTCGATGCCGCGATTTCCTCTGTCAGCGGGGACATAAATTCCGATATCAAACTGATCAAAGTCGAGAAAAAGCACTACCGCACAAGTGAAGGTCAGCCACAGGAGTACCTGAAGATGAGCAGCGTTTCCGGCGATCTCGTAATAAGCACAGCCTATGGTGGCAAACCCGCAAAAGAAGTTAAGCAGAAGGCAGACGGCGAACCGGTGGCGGCTAAAAAGACCGAGAGGGTCTCAAGCATCGATGAAAACCTTCAGGACCGGGAGACCAGCAAGATAGTCAGATTGTACGAAGAAGGCAAGCTGACGAGGGATTACGCTTTTGAGATGCTTTCGATTCTCGGCTATTCATCGGTCGAAATAGAAGATATGCTCCGGGTCGACGAAGAGGCCAGGCGTGCCCGAAAACCAGAAGAATCAGGCTATGAAGAAAGCGAAGACGGGAAGATTATAGAGGCCGTCGAAGAAATAGACGATAAAATCGAATGGCACGAGCCTCCTCGAGTCCCACCATCTCCCGAACCACCGGAACCACCCGAACCACCGGAATCACTTGAAAAAAAGGAAGGTGATGAAAAGTGA
- a CDS encoding SHOCT-like domain-containing protein, producing MDKAEVTKILKLVADGKISPEQGTDLLGEFVETYSTTGSKRKFNIEVFNMNSGKIEANIKLPVRLASFVGNFIKEKDADFKIGNEKIDMNIKEVLEEVIKTGESVEIETDGRRITIRIED from the coding sequence ATGGATAAGGCCGAGGTGACTAAAATCCTGAAGCTCGTGGCTGACGGAAAGATTTCTCCCGAGCAGGGCACGGATCTTCTTGGAGAATTTGTGGAAACGTACAGTACGACAGGATCCAAAAGAAAGTTCAACATAGAAGTGTTCAATATGAACAGCGGCAAGATAGAGGCGAACATAAAACTTCCCGTCAGGCTGGCCAGTTTCGTTGGAAATTTCATCAAAGAAAAGGACGCCGACTTCAAGATCGGGAACGAGAAGATCGACATGAATATCAAAGAAGTGCTTGAAGAAGTAATAAAGACCGGAGAAAGCGTCGAAATAGAAACGGACGGCAGGAGAATAACGATAAGGATAGAGGATTGA
- a CDS encoding DUF2089 domain-containing protein, giving the protein MKYSITNCPVCGGKMTITEYKCDSCGTSIKGRFELDDIMKLSPEQLDFLKVFIKNRGNLSEVQKELDISYPTARNRLEDIVRGMGYQVVDKDREEASKILEKLESGELQPDEALEMLRKVRKKK; this is encoded by the coding sequence ATGAAATACTCTATAACCAACTGTCCCGTCTGTGGGGGAAAGATGACGATCACAGAGTACAAGTGCGATAGTTGTGGAACCAGTATAAAGGGGAGGTTCGAGCTGGACGATATAATGAAGCTCTCGCCCGAACAGCTGGATTTTTTGAAAGTTTTTATCAAGAACCGGGGAAATCTCTCCGAAGTCCAAAAGGAACTGGATATCTCGTATCCGACGGCCAGGAACAGGCTGGAAGACATAGTGCGTGGAATGGGCTACCAGGTGGTGGATAAGGACCGCGAAGAGGCTTCCAAGATACTCGAGAAACTCGAGTCGGGAGAGTTGCAGCCAGACGAGGCTCTTGAGATGCTCAGAAAAGTGAGAAAGAAGAAGTAG
- a CDS encoding glycoside hydrolase family 2 protein produces MRSGRKRINLDGKWRFDIFGCEPEDLAKVEPVRTIDVPACVERYFPVVTREQFYLYYERSFELAKRHSRRYFLHFGAVDYLCKVFLNGEKLGEHIGGYLPFEFEITQLILDNNRLQVLVFDPIGGGILDNSKIPHGKQNGEPNWYTNISGLWQSVWIEERPEVYIHDLKIEASYLQGRVRVSFNTDLIIDGAVLTLLDRKGDTISSKKAVSNEIDLPVSGVLPWSPGEPNLYDLVLEISSRGIHDWLSVRTGFKDFQTASGRLLLNGRDFYIKGVLDQDFYPETLYTVPSREYLGESFRKLKKMGINTLRHHVKVPDPLYMDLADEIGLLVWQDSPYFDDFSPAGSLELLETIRGALERDLHHPSLCVYSIMNESWGIDLTDREQAGWLARSFDELKRDYPSIVFTDNSACMGNYHLKSDLNDYHFYASSIDRGTLWNFLIESYSNDPASFYLREYRDNFVEEPLLVSEFGNWSLPPKKWLEKGDWPHWFSHIFKNVAMTHPGGAGERFLASEIAREYSYDELFEISVENQLENLRMEIDKIRLHDRIRGFVITESSDIFWECNGLLTFDRDFKFPPERLGALLENDFFVAYLENDTLWLGQEARLLVRLLKRLYGETISVESDGLFIERRIDGLEGETVTLSLDTSSMNEGVRALTVRVGRAVSIVPLLLCKRGEAKLKLIKTSEIGPLELEDNTVLVLERPGMNIGINPYSARTVEKEGLLSGDWISGIFWNAKDLSAFAPGGHFRKCHAGLIAGRPMIESEGFSRRLIGITYGWLAGFYGYLDMLEGHRFITTMNIDPSTPQGNLLLRQLETLQY; encoded by the coding sequence ATGCGAAGCGGAAGAAAAAGAATAAACTTGGACGGAAAATGGCGGTTCGATATCTTCGGCTGCGAGCCGGAAGATCTGGCCAAGGTCGAACCGGTAAGAACGATCGACGTTCCCGCCTGTGTCGAAAGGTACTTCCCCGTCGTGACACGCGAGCAGTTCTACCTTTATTATGAACGGAGCTTCGAGCTTGCGAAGCGGCACAGCAGGCGCTATTTTCTTCACTTTGGAGCGGTTGACTATCTCTGTAAAGTATTCCTCAATGGCGAGAAACTCGGTGAGCACATCGGGGGATACCTGCCATTCGAATTCGAGATAACCCAATTGATTCTAGACAACAATAGGCTCCAGGTTCTTGTCTTCGATCCAATCGGCGGAGGAATTCTGGACAATAGTAAAATTCCCCACGGGAAACAGAACGGAGAGCCCAACTGGTACACAAACATCTCCGGTTTGTGGCAGAGCGTATGGATCGAAGAGAGACCTGAAGTCTATATACACGACTTGAAGATAGAGGCTTCCTACCTTCAAGGAAGGGTTCGCGTGAGTTTCAATACCGATCTCATTATCGACGGAGCGGTGCTTACGCTTCTGGATAGAAAAGGAGACACCATCTCTTCGAAAAAGGCGGTCTCGAATGAAATCGATTTACCTGTTTCCGGAGTCCTTCCGTGGTCACCCGGAGAGCCGAACCTCTACGATCTCGTTCTGGAGATCAGCTCGAGGGGCATCCACGATTGGTTGAGTGTCAGAACCGGGTTCAAGGACTTCCAAACAGCTTCAGGCCGTCTCCTTCTCAACGGGAGGGATTTCTATATCAAGGGTGTACTGGATCAGGACTTCTATCCCGAAACTCTTTACACAGTGCCTTCCAGGGAGTACCTGGGCGAGAGCTTCCGTAAATTGAAGAAAATGGGCATTAACACTTTGAGACATCACGTAAAAGTACCGGATCCGCTTTATATGGATCTCGCCGACGAAATCGGGCTCCTAGTCTGGCAGGATTCGCCCTATTTCGACGATTTTTCTCCCGCCGGCTCGTTGGAACTCCTCGAAACTATACGGGGAGCGCTCGAGCGCGACCTCCACCATCCTTCTCTGTGCGTCTATTCGATTATGAACGAGTCGTGGGGGATAGATCTAACCGATCGGGAACAGGCAGGCTGGCTTGCGAGAAGCTTCGACGAATTGAAGCGCGATTACCCTTCTATTGTCTTCACCGACAACTCGGCCTGCATGGGCAACTACCACCTGAAGAGCGATCTGAACGACTACCACTTCTATGCGAGTTCGATAGACCGTGGAACGCTTTGGAATTTTCTGATAGAGTCTTACTCTAACGACCCGGCATCCTTCTATCTGCGAGAGTACAGAGACAACTTCGTGGAAGAACCGCTCTTGGTTTCGGAGTTCGGAAACTGGTCGCTGCCTCCGAAGAAATGGCTCGAGAAGGGAGACTGGCCTCACTGGTTTTCCCACATCTTTAAAAATGTAGCCATGACCCATCCCGGGGGGGCGGGCGAAAGATTTCTGGCCAGTGAAATTGCTCGGGAGTATTCGTACGACGAGCTCTTCGAAATATCGGTTGAGAATCAGCTAGAAAACTTGAGGATGGAGATCGATAAAATAAGGCTTCACGATAGGATACGCGGATTCGTGATAACGGAGTCGAGCGATATTTTCTGGGAGTGCAACGGACTTTTAACTTTCGATAGAGACTTCAAATTTCCCCCAGAAAGGCTCGGTGCGCTACTCGAAAACGACTTCTTCGTGGCGTATCTTGAGAACGACACGCTCTGGCTGGGCCAGGAGGCCAGGCTTCTGGTAAGGCTTTTGAAAAGACTTTATGGCGAAACGATATCCGTGGAGTCCGACGGCCTTTTTATCGAGCGCAGGATAGACGGTTTGGAGGGAGAGACGGTTACCCTGTCGCTAGATACGTCTTCCATGAACGAGGGTGTGAGAGCGTTGACCGTTCGCGTCGGGAGGGCCGTCTCCATCGTTCCGCTCCTGCTTTGCAAACGGGGGGAAGCAAAGCTTAAACTGATTAAGACCTCGGAAATCGGTCCTTTAGAATTGGAAGACAACACCGTCCTAGTACTAGAGAGACCCGGAATGAACATTGGTATCAATCCTTATTCGGCCAGAACCGTGGAGAAAGAGGGTCTCCTTTCGGGAGACTGGATAAGTGGGATATTCTGGAACGCAAAAGATCTTTCCGCCTTTGCTCCGGGTGGTCACTTCAGAAAGTGTCACGCGGGGCTGATAGCCGGTCGGCCAATGATCGAGAGCGAAGGCTTTTCGAGGAGACTGATAGGAATTACATACGGCTGGCTGGCCGGATTTTACGGTTATCTAGATATGCTGGAGGGTCATAGGTTCATCACGACCATGAATATAGATCCCTCCACTCCGCAGGGAAATCTGCTTCTCAGGCAACTCGAAACTCTTCAGTATTGA
- a CDS encoding family 1 glycosylhydrolase — protein MRRDFMWITGIEDTFVSATDRVSARPLDEYELTQHYFHWKEDLRSISDTGFKYVRYGIPWYTVNPERGRYDFSWTDRVFDFMREIGLIPIVDFIHYGTPGWIDNGFLNNDFPLLMAEYELTVMNRYRDFLKYYTPMNEPFITQEFCGKLSVWPPYLKGDDGFVKLLNATARGIVETVSSIKRELPDAFALHVEASGIFFSNDPDLAETVAFMNELRYVTYDLVQGLVNNNHPLIGYLRRNGMSYSDLDWFLTRKIEVNGFGVNYYPQLSVYRVFRSGKDLKTQPHYGGVEYLRELVLSYHRRYGGPIFLTETSINGEPDHQIRWWRESRKLFEDLLGEGLNLGGYTWFPAMDLINWDYRYGTAPAESYLEPMGFIQLKMNPGRELERRKGELARVMEEDLKGI, from the coding sequence GTGAGAAGAGATTTCATGTGGATAACGGGCATAGAAGATACGTTCGTCAGTGCGACCGATAGAGTCTCGGCGAGACCACTGGACGAATACGAACTGACTCAGCACTACTTTCACTGGAAGGAAGATCTGAGAAGCATCTCCGACACGGGCTTCAAATACGTCAGGTACGGAATTCCCTGGTACACGGTTAACCCCGAAAGAGGCAGGTACGATTTTTCCTGGACCGACAGGGTCTTCGATTTCATGAGAGAGATCGGTCTGATACCGATCGTCGATTTCATTCACTACGGTACGCCCGGCTGGATTGACAACGGCTTCCTAAACAACGACTTTCCTCTGTTGATGGCCGAATACGAATTGACCGTTATGAACAGGTACAGAGATTTCCTCAAATACTACACTCCCATGAACGAACCCTTCATAACGCAGGAATTCTGCGGAAAGCTCTCCGTATGGCCCCCATATCTGAAGGGAGACGATGGCTTTGTAAAGCTGCTCAATGCCACGGCCAGGGGAATCGTAGAAACGGTCTCGTCGATCAAACGCGAACTGCCGGATGCCTTTGCGCTGCACGTCGAGGCGTCGGGCATCTTTTTCAGCAACGATCCCGATCTGGCCGAAACGGTGGCGTTTATGAACGAATTGAGGTATGTCACCTACGATCTGGTACAGGGGCTGGTCAACAACAATCATCCGCTCATCGGCTATCTCAGGAGAAACGGGATGTCCTACTCCGACCTTGACTGGTTCTTAACCAGAAAAATTGAGGTAAATGGCTTTGGAGTGAACTACTATCCTCAGCTCAGCGTTTACAGAGTTTTCCGATCGGGAAAGGATCTCAAGACACAGCCGCACTACGGGGGCGTAGAGTATCTGAGAGAGTTGGTTTTGAGCTATCACAGAAGATACGGTGGCCCGATCTTTCTCACCGAAACCAGCATCAATGGCGAACCCGATCACCAGATACGCTGGTGGAGAGAATCCAGGAAGCTCTTTGAGGATCTCTTGGGTGAAGGCCTGAATCTGGGGGGATATACATGGTTCCCGGCAATGGATCTGATCAACTGGGACTACCGGTACGGTACCGCTCCGGCGGAGTCTTATCTTGAACCCATGGGATTCATACAGCTTAAAATGAATCCGGGCAGGGAGTTAGAGAGAAGAAAAGGCGAGCTTGCAAGAGTTATGGAGGAAGACCTGAAAGGAATTTGA